Proteins from a single region of Oreochromis niloticus isolate F11D_XX linkage group LG7, O_niloticus_UMD_NMBU, whole genome shotgun sequence:
- the cdhr5b gene encoding cadherin-related family member 5 isoform X2 — protein sequence MENIYPHFTATILLCFILLIPFQTLAQTSCTAPSSVQFPENNRINDVVVEITVQPDVTLEFTAPAPDSNPFSLNGNNLIAAKVFDYETQNSFPVRITCRTTTGLQTNIVIIVLIGNLNDNPPVFDKNQYDVQVSEMAAIGTTVGQFAAKDLDNPPTLYYTLTPESNDFKLQSQTSAVILVNARLDYEKVKNVQLVLQVLDTQAPERYTATTTIAVIILDGDNRPPWFDPCTKHDVGGNVICQSSGYTGIVVLNEQEPGVLPLKPGPLYAIDGDSGINEAITYSFLSGNEASLFAINSDTGNITMQKPADVLGTITLTVLASQKVNTHQFATTTITISVQVKSLHPPKFQKDRYEGVISSVGTMAMDLTNKDTPLQIIATDDDYAATAGLNPHITYSISGRSEFSIINGFLFITKELPEETLSLEVLAVDSTNDETATAQLSVEVKLGLTTTSLPLTTTDFMTSTTIGESTTSTSVSTTSPSESTTNSATSTEDSSSATKPTPSKAPPVNPSGEYGTVEMAVLGATLGALLLICLVVIGVLAHCMRKGKADWKKIYEANKFRNSLGQGPGQKEGIQYTNEAFQRDDDGGSTGSSGSETKSEQTLKPAWVSPTKEAIERSSAPLHDLLPDDTSDVGSDKTDSEKEVKPILTKERRVEEGYKSVWFKTDIDPSAKEEVVILPENREDSEEEDDEPPSSSKEHNGDGKPQRNSKVLFADTDLDSGLGVKIEEPGDDSDGDEGLNIDL from the exons ATGGAGAATATTTATCCACACTTCACTGCGACGATACTCCTCTGCTTCATCCTTCTGATTCCGTTTCAAACATTGGCTCAGACCT CGTGTACTGCTCCTTCAAGTGTGCAGTTtccagaaaacaacagaataaaTGACGTTGTTGTGGAAATAACTGTCCAGCCAGATGTGACCCTTGAATTTACTGCTCCAGCTCCAGACTCAAACCCATTTTCACTTAATGGAAACAACCTGATAGCTGCAAAGGTGTTTGACTATGAG acTCAAAACAGTTTTCCGGTCCGCATCACGTGTAGAACAACCACAGGACTG CAGACAAACATCGTCATCATTGTACTCATTGGCAATTTGAATGATAACCCTCCCGTCTTTGATAAAAATCAATACGATGTTCAAGTCAGTGAG atgGCAGCTATAGGGACCACTGTGGGTCAGTTCGCTGCCAAAGACTTGGACAACCCCCCCACGCTCTACTATACACTCACACCTGAATCt AATGACTTCAAACTGCAGTCACAGACTAGCGCAGTTATTCTTGTTAATGCACGTCTTGATTatgaaaaagtcaaaaatgtGCAGCTGGTATTGCAAGTTCTG GACACACAAGCGCCAGAAAGATATACTGCCACCACAACTATTGCAGTCATTATCTTAGATGGGGACAACAGACCGCCATGGTTCGACCCGTGCACCAAACATGACGTGGGCGGGAATGTGATTTGCCAGAGTAGCGGCTATACTGGAATTGTTGTCCTTAATGAACAGGAG CCTGGAGTGTTACCACTGAAACCAGGACCTCTGTACGCCATTGATGGAGACTCTGGAATAAATGAGGCGATAACATATTCGTTCCTAAGTG gAAATGAAGCTAGTCTGTTCGCGATCAACTCAGACACGGGGAACATTACCATGCAGAAGCCAGCTGATGTGTTGGGGACGATCACTTTGACAGTGCTG gcCAGTCAGAAAGTGAACACTCATCAGTTTGCCACCACTACCATCACAATCAGTGTCCAAGTCAAAAGCTTACACCCCCCAAAATTTCAGAAAGATCGGTATGAAGGAGTCATCTCTTCAGTAGGCACCATGGCGATGGATCTGACAAACAAGGACACGCCACTGCAGATTATCGCCACAGATGACGATTATGCTGCCACAGCG GGTCTGAATCCCCACATCACTTATTCCATTAGCGGGAGGAGCGAATTCTCCATCATTAACGGCTTCTTATTCATCACTAAGGAACTCCCAGAGGAAACCCTGTCCCTGGAA GTACTGGCAGTAGATTCAACCAATGATGAAACAGCCACAGCTCAGCTGTCAGTGGAGGTGAAATTAG GTCTCACCACCACCAGTTTACCTCTGACTACTACAGATTTTATGACCTCGACAACCATAGGTGAATCCACAACCAGTACCAGCGTCTCAACGACCAGCCCCAGTGAGAGCACCACTAACTCTGCTACATCCACTGAAGACAGTTCTTCAGCCACTAAGCCCACTCCCAGCAAGGCACCACCAG TCAACCCATCTGGTGAATATGGAACAGTGGAGATGGCAGTACTGGGTGCAACCTTGGGTGCTCTCCTGTTAATTTGTTTGGTGGTCATTGGTGTGCTTGCCCATTGCATGCGGAAGGGGAAGGCAGACTGGAAGAAGATCTATGAAGCCAACAAATTTCGAAACTCC CTGGGTCAAGGCCCAGGCCAAAAAGAGGGCATCCAGTACACCAATGAAGCCTTCCAGCGTGATGATGACGGAGGAAGCACGGGCTCAAGTGGTTCAGAGACAAAAAGTGAACAGACACTAAAACCAGCATGGGTTAGCCCAACCAAAGAGGCCATTGAAAGGTCTTCTGCACCACTGCATGACCTTTTGCCTGATGACACCAGTGATGTAGGCTCAGATAAGACTGACAGCGAGAAAGAAGTAAAACCCATCCTGACAAAGGAGAGGCGTGTGGAGGAGGGGTACAAGTCTGTCTGGTTTAAGACAGACATTGACCCCAGTGCCAAGGAAGAGGTGGTCATTCTCCCAGAAAACAGGGAGGACAGtgaggaggaagatgatgaaCCGCCCTCAAGCAGCAAAGAGCATAACGGGGATGGAAAACCACAAAGAAACTCCAAGGTCTTGTTTGCTGATACCGATTTGGACAGTGGCCTAGGCGTGAAAATAGAGGAACCGGGAGACGACTCAGATGGTGACGAAGGACTGAACATTGATCTGTAA
- the cdhr5b gene encoding cadherin-related family member 5 isoform X3 → MENIYPHFTATILLCFILLIPFQTLAQTSCTAPSSVQFPENNRINDVVVEITVQPDVTLEFTAPAPDSNPFSLNGNNLIAAKVFDYETQNSFPVRITCRTTTGLTTNIVIIVLIGNLNDNPPVFDKNQYDVQVSEMAAIGTTVGQFAAKDLDNPPTLYYTLTPESNDFKLQSQTSAVILVNARLDYEKVKNVQLVLQVLDTQAPERYTATTTIAVIILDGDNRPPWFDPCTKHDVGGNVICQSSGYTGIVVLNEQEPGVLPLKPGPLYAIDGDSGINEAITYSFLSGNEASLFAINSDTGNITMQKPADVLGTITLTVLASQKVNTHQFATTTITISVQVKSLHPPKFQKDRYEGVISSVGTMAMDLTNKDTPLQIIATDDDYAATAGLNPHITYSISGRSEFSIINGFLFITKELPEETLSLEVLAVDSTNDETATAQLSVEVKLVNPSGEYGTVEMAVLGATLGALLLICLVVIGVLAHCMRKGKADWKKIYEANKFRNSLGQGPGQKEGIQYTNEAFQRDDDGGSTGSSGSETKSEQTLKPAWVSPTKEAIERSSAPLHDLLPDDTSDVGSDKTDSEKEVKPILTKERRVEEGYKSVWFKTDIDPSAKEEVVILPENREDSEEEDDEPPSSSKEHNGDGKPQRNSKVLFADTDLDSGLGVKIEEPGDDSDGDEGLNIDL, encoded by the exons ATGGAGAATATTTATCCACACTTCACTGCGACGATACTCCTCTGCTTCATCCTTCTGATTCCGTTTCAAACATTGGCTCAGACCT CGTGTACTGCTCCTTCAAGTGTGCAGTTtccagaaaacaacagaataaaTGACGTTGTTGTGGAAATAACTGTCCAGCCAGATGTGACCCTTGAATTTACTGCTCCAGCTCCAGACTCAAACCCATTTTCACTTAATGGAAACAACCTGATAGCTGCAAAGGTGTTTGACTATGAG acTCAAAACAGTTTTCCGGTCCGCATCACGTGTAGAACAACCACAGGACTGACG ACAAACATCGTCATCATTGTACTCATTGGCAATTTGAATGATAACCCTCCCGTCTTTGATAAAAATCAATACGATGTTCAAGTCAGTGAG atgGCAGCTATAGGGACCACTGTGGGTCAGTTCGCTGCCAAAGACTTGGACAACCCCCCCACGCTCTACTATACACTCACACCTGAATCt AATGACTTCAAACTGCAGTCACAGACTAGCGCAGTTATTCTTGTTAATGCACGTCTTGATTatgaaaaagtcaaaaatgtGCAGCTGGTATTGCAAGTTCTG GACACACAAGCGCCAGAAAGATATACTGCCACCACAACTATTGCAGTCATTATCTTAGATGGGGACAACAGACCGCCATGGTTCGACCCGTGCACCAAACATGACGTGGGCGGGAATGTGATTTGCCAGAGTAGCGGCTATACTGGAATTGTTGTCCTTAATGAACAGGAG CCTGGAGTGTTACCACTGAAACCAGGACCTCTGTACGCCATTGATGGAGACTCTGGAATAAATGAGGCGATAACATATTCGTTCCTAAGTG gAAATGAAGCTAGTCTGTTCGCGATCAACTCAGACACGGGGAACATTACCATGCAGAAGCCAGCTGATGTGTTGGGGACGATCACTTTGACAGTGCTG gcCAGTCAGAAAGTGAACACTCATCAGTTTGCCACCACTACCATCACAATCAGTGTCCAAGTCAAAAGCTTACACCCCCCAAAATTTCAGAAAGATCGGTATGAAGGAGTCATCTCTTCAGTAGGCACCATGGCGATGGATCTGACAAACAAGGACACGCCACTGCAGATTATCGCCACAGATGACGATTATGCTGCCACAGCG GGTCTGAATCCCCACATCACTTATTCCATTAGCGGGAGGAGCGAATTCTCCATCATTAACGGCTTCTTATTCATCACTAAGGAACTCCCAGAGGAAACCCTGTCCCTGGAA GTACTGGCAGTAGATTCAACCAATGATGAAACAGCCACAGCTCAGCTGTCAGTGGAGGTGAAATTAG TCAACCCATCTGGTGAATATGGAACAGTGGAGATGGCAGTACTGGGTGCAACCTTGGGTGCTCTCCTGTTAATTTGTTTGGTGGTCATTGGTGTGCTTGCCCATTGCATGCGGAAGGGGAAGGCAGACTGGAAGAAGATCTATGAAGCCAACAAATTTCGAAACTCC CTGGGTCAAGGCCCAGGCCAAAAAGAGGGCATCCAGTACACCAATGAAGCCTTCCAGCGTGATGATGACGGAGGAAGCACGGGCTCAAGTGGTTCAGAGACAAAAAGTGAACAGACACTAAAACCAGCATGGGTTAGCCCAACCAAAGAGGCCATTGAAAGGTCTTCTGCACCACTGCATGACCTTTTGCCTGATGACACCAGTGATGTAGGCTCAGATAAGACTGACAGCGAGAAAGAAGTAAAACCCATCCTGACAAAGGAGAGGCGTGTGGAGGAGGGGTACAAGTCTGTCTGGTTTAAGACAGACATTGACCCCAGTGCCAAGGAAGAGGTGGTCATTCTCCCAGAAAACAGGGAGGACAGtgaggaggaagatgatgaaCCGCCCTCAAGCAGCAAAGAGCATAACGGGGATGGAAAACCACAAAGAAACTCCAAGGTCTTGTTTGCTGATACCGATTTGGACAGTGGCCTAGGCGTGAAAATAGAGGAACCGGGAGACGACTCAGATGGTGACGAAGGACTGAACATTGATCTGTAA
- the cdhr5b gene encoding cadherin-related family member 5 isoform X1, which yields MENIYPHFTATILLCFILLIPFQTLAQTSCTAPSSVQFPENNRINDVVVEITVQPDVTLEFTAPAPDSNPFSLNGNNLIAAKVFDYETQNSFPVRITCRTTTGLTTNIVIIVLIGNLNDNPPVFDKNQYDVQVSEMAAIGTTVGQFAAKDLDNPPTLYYTLTPESNDFKLQSQTSAVILVNARLDYEKVKNVQLVLQVLDTQAPERYTATTTIAVIILDGDNRPPWFDPCTKHDVGGNVICQSSGYTGIVVLNEQEPGVLPLKPGPLYAIDGDSGINEAITYSFLSGNEASLFAINSDTGNITMQKPADVLGTITLTVLASQKVNTHQFATTTITISVQVKSLHPPKFQKDRYEGVISSVGTMAMDLTNKDTPLQIIATDDDYAATAGLNPHITYSISGRSEFSIINGFLFITKELPEETLSLEVLAVDSTNDETATAQLSVEVKLGLTTTSLPLTTTDFMTSTTIGESTTSTSVSTTSPSESTTNSATSTEDSSSATKPTPSKAPPVNPSGEYGTVEMAVLGATLGALLLICLVVIGVLAHCMRKGKADWKKIYEANKFRNSLGQGPGQKEGIQYTNEAFQRDDDGGSTGSSGSETKSEQTLKPAWVSPTKEAIERSSAPLHDLLPDDTSDVGSDKTDSEKEVKPILTKERRVEEGYKSVWFKTDIDPSAKEEVVILPENREDSEEEDDEPPSSSKEHNGDGKPQRNSKVLFADTDLDSGLGVKIEEPGDDSDGDEGLNIDL from the exons ATGGAGAATATTTATCCACACTTCACTGCGACGATACTCCTCTGCTTCATCCTTCTGATTCCGTTTCAAACATTGGCTCAGACCT CGTGTACTGCTCCTTCAAGTGTGCAGTTtccagaaaacaacagaataaaTGACGTTGTTGTGGAAATAACTGTCCAGCCAGATGTGACCCTTGAATTTACTGCTCCAGCTCCAGACTCAAACCCATTTTCACTTAATGGAAACAACCTGATAGCTGCAAAGGTGTTTGACTATGAG acTCAAAACAGTTTTCCGGTCCGCATCACGTGTAGAACAACCACAGGACTGACG ACAAACATCGTCATCATTGTACTCATTGGCAATTTGAATGATAACCCTCCCGTCTTTGATAAAAATCAATACGATGTTCAAGTCAGTGAG atgGCAGCTATAGGGACCACTGTGGGTCAGTTCGCTGCCAAAGACTTGGACAACCCCCCCACGCTCTACTATACACTCACACCTGAATCt AATGACTTCAAACTGCAGTCACAGACTAGCGCAGTTATTCTTGTTAATGCACGTCTTGATTatgaaaaagtcaaaaatgtGCAGCTGGTATTGCAAGTTCTG GACACACAAGCGCCAGAAAGATATACTGCCACCACAACTATTGCAGTCATTATCTTAGATGGGGACAACAGACCGCCATGGTTCGACCCGTGCACCAAACATGACGTGGGCGGGAATGTGATTTGCCAGAGTAGCGGCTATACTGGAATTGTTGTCCTTAATGAACAGGAG CCTGGAGTGTTACCACTGAAACCAGGACCTCTGTACGCCATTGATGGAGACTCTGGAATAAATGAGGCGATAACATATTCGTTCCTAAGTG gAAATGAAGCTAGTCTGTTCGCGATCAACTCAGACACGGGGAACATTACCATGCAGAAGCCAGCTGATGTGTTGGGGACGATCACTTTGACAGTGCTG gcCAGTCAGAAAGTGAACACTCATCAGTTTGCCACCACTACCATCACAATCAGTGTCCAAGTCAAAAGCTTACACCCCCCAAAATTTCAGAAAGATCGGTATGAAGGAGTCATCTCTTCAGTAGGCACCATGGCGATGGATCTGACAAACAAGGACACGCCACTGCAGATTATCGCCACAGATGACGATTATGCTGCCACAGCG GGTCTGAATCCCCACATCACTTATTCCATTAGCGGGAGGAGCGAATTCTCCATCATTAACGGCTTCTTATTCATCACTAAGGAACTCCCAGAGGAAACCCTGTCCCTGGAA GTACTGGCAGTAGATTCAACCAATGATGAAACAGCCACAGCTCAGCTGTCAGTGGAGGTGAAATTAG GTCTCACCACCACCAGTTTACCTCTGACTACTACAGATTTTATGACCTCGACAACCATAGGTGAATCCACAACCAGTACCAGCGTCTCAACGACCAGCCCCAGTGAGAGCACCACTAACTCTGCTACATCCACTGAAGACAGTTCTTCAGCCACTAAGCCCACTCCCAGCAAGGCACCACCAG TCAACCCATCTGGTGAATATGGAACAGTGGAGATGGCAGTACTGGGTGCAACCTTGGGTGCTCTCCTGTTAATTTGTTTGGTGGTCATTGGTGTGCTTGCCCATTGCATGCGGAAGGGGAAGGCAGACTGGAAGAAGATCTATGAAGCCAACAAATTTCGAAACTCC CTGGGTCAAGGCCCAGGCCAAAAAGAGGGCATCCAGTACACCAATGAAGCCTTCCAGCGTGATGATGACGGAGGAAGCACGGGCTCAAGTGGTTCAGAGACAAAAAGTGAACAGACACTAAAACCAGCATGGGTTAGCCCAACCAAAGAGGCCATTGAAAGGTCTTCTGCACCACTGCATGACCTTTTGCCTGATGACACCAGTGATGTAGGCTCAGATAAGACTGACAGCGAGAAAGAAGTAAAACCCATCCTGACAAAGGAGAGGCGTGTGGAGGAGGGGTACAAGTCTGTCTGGTTTAAGACAGACATTGACCCCAGTGCCAAGGAAGAGGTGGTCATTCTCCCAGAAAACAGGGAGGACAGtgaggaggaagatgatgaaCCGCCCTCAAGCAGCAAAGAGCATAACGGGGATGGAAAACCACAAAGAAACTCCAAGGTCTTGTTTGCTGATACCGATTTGGACAGTGGCCTAGGCGTGAAAATAGAGGAACCGGGAGACGACTCAGATGGTGACGAAGGACTGAACATTGATCTGTAA